In the Helicoverpa armigera isolate CAAS_96S chromosome 15, ASM3070526v1, whole genome shotgun sequence genome, one interval contains:
- the LOC110371290 gene encoding putative phosphatidate phosphatase has product MAVDRLIWKIILDFFVLACASFPLLALILWVTPFQRGFFITDPSIRLPYKEQMISVGTLAGIGFAFMVATILIIEIVRDRQGKGIGEKFLSGCVVPGWVWESYHAIGVFTFGAACQQLTSDLAKYVIGRLRPHFYEVCNPSFNLNATANALGYIQVYTCTGTDDAKIKEARLSFPSSHASFAMYCAIFFVFYVQVKGKWRGSKLLRHGVQYAVVLGAWYVGLTRVVDHMHHWSDVAVGFLIGAVYACIVFVYVLKPKKYGLPVSWDEPQVPTNTLPRAVLAR; this is encoded by the exons CATCGTTCCCGCTGCTAGCGCTGATCCTATGGGTGACGCCGTTCCAGCGCGGCTTCTTCATCACGGACCCTTCCATCAGACTGCCGTATAAGGAGCAGATGATCTCCGTGGGGACTCTCGCGGGAATCGGCTTTGCTTTCATGGTGGCTACG ATCCTCATTATCGAGATAGTCCGCGACAGACAAGGCAAGGGTATTGGGGAGAAGTTCCTCTCCGGCTGCGTGGTGCCAGGCTGGGTGTGGGAGAGCTACCACGCTATAGGGGTCTTCACCTTCGGAGCAGCCTGCCAGCAGCTCACCTCGGACCTGGCTAAGTACGTCATTGGAAGACTGAGACCGCATTTTTATGAG GTGTGCAACCCATCCTTCAACCTGAACGCCACAGCGAACGCTCTCGGCTATATCCAAGTCTACACATGCACGGGGACTGATGACGCCAAGATCAAGGAGGCGCGTCTCTCCTTCCCCAGCTCCCACGCCAGCTTCGCTATGTATTGTGCCATATTCTTCGTT TTCTACGTGCAAGTGAAAGGCAAATGGCGGGGCTCAAAGCTGCTGCGCCACGGTGTACAGTACGCGGTGGTGCTCGGCGCGTGGTACGTGGGGCTGACGCGCGTCGTCGACCACATGCATCACTGGAGCGACGTCGCCGTCGGCTTCCTTATCGGCGCTGTCTATGCTTGTATAGTG TTCGTCTACGTGCTGAAACCAAAGAAGTATGGTCTGCCGGTATCCTGGGACGAGCCCCAAGTGCCCACCAACACGCTGCCCAGGGCTGTTCTCGCGCGATGA